CACAGCTCGAAGCCGTTGATCCAGGACATGTTCACGTCCAGGAGGATGGCGTGTGGCCGGTGCAGCTCCAGCGACGCGACGAGCCGCAGGCCGTTGGCTGCGGACATGACCTCGAACCCCTCGGCCCCCAGGGCCTCGGCGAGCAGTTCGCGCGTGTCGCGGTCGTCATCGACAATCGTAATCTTCGGCTTCGACATGCCCGGCCTCCGCCCTTCCCCAGCTGATGCCTAGAACGGGACATCGTCCTCCGGTGGCGGACGCGCCTGCGCGGTCGTCCGGGGGGCAGCCTGGGGAGCGGGCCGGGCCGCCACCGCCAGCGGCGCCACGACGTCCTGGCCGTCCTCGTCCACCAGCAGCTGCTCGATGCGCTGCTCGGCCTCCGTGAGCAGCTTCTCGCCCCTGCGAACCAGGCGGATGCCCTCCTCGAACGCCTTGAGCGACTCTTCCAACGACAGGTCGCCGCTTTCCAGCCGCGCCACCGTCTCTTCCAGGCGCGACACCACGTCTCCGTACTGCTCCGGAGCGGGCTCCACCTTGGGGTTCTTGTCCGACTTCGCCACGGCCATCCACCTCCCCGAGCGGGGCGCGGAATGTAGAGGGTGGCCCGCTAGCAGTCCACCGGGCCTTTCAGGCTGGTAACGGTCGCTTCGATTTCTTCACACCCACCCAGGGTTTTCGCCCCGTGGGCCGCCAGCTTGATGCCCAGCACGTCCCCCACCGCCACGTCCGCCGTGGAGCGCACCACGACGCCGTCCCGCTGGCGGAACGTCACCGCGTAGCCGCGGGACATCACCTTCAGGGGGCTCAGGGCGTCCAGGCGGCCCCCCAACCGTCCGAAGTGCGTCTGCGCGGACGCCAGCATGCCCCGCTGCAGCTCCAGGAGCCGCGCTCTCGCCTGGGCCACCTTCGCCCGCTCGGCCGCCACCCGCGCCGTGGGGGATTGCCGCTCCAGCCCCAGCCGCGCGTCCGCGAGCGCGCCCCGCCGCCGCGTCACGCCCGCGCGCGCCGCCTCCGACAGGCGCATGGCCAGTTTCAGCAGGTGCGCCCGCTGCTCCGACAGCCGCGTCTGGGGCCGCGCCCGCTGCAGCCGCTCCTGCAAGGCGCGCAGCGTCTCGCGGTGCTCGCGCGTGCGGGGGCGCAGCACGCGCATCATCGCCTCCACCTGTTCGGACAGGTGCAGGCGCTGGTGGTTCACCTCGCGGCGTGGATCCGGCAGGCGCGCGCGAAGCTGGCCCTGGCTCTGGCGCAGCTCCAGCACGCGGCGCTCCATGGCCCGGCGCAGCCGGCCGGACTGCGTGGCCAGCGTCAGCTCCAGATCGGCGAGCACCGGCGCCAGCCGCTCCGCCGCCGCGCTGGGCGTGGGCGCGCGCAGGTCCGCGACGAAGTCGGAGATGGTGAAGTCGATTTCGTGGCCGATGGCGGACACCACCGGCACCGGCGAGGCGAAGATGGCGCGCGCCACCCGCTCCTCGTTGAACGTCCAGAGGTCCTCCACGGAGCCTCCGCCGCGCGTCACGACGATGACGTCCACGTCGGTGCGCGAAAGCCGCTCGATGGCCCGCGCCACGTCCTCCGCGGAGCCTTCCCCTTGCACGCGCGCGTCCGCCAGCAGCACGCCCAGCCGGGGGTTGCGCGAGTGCAGCACGCGCAGGAAGTCCTGGAGCGCCGCGCCGGTGCGGCTGGTGACGACGCCGATGCGCCGGGGCAGGAACGGCACGGGCCGGGGCGGCCGCACGCGCCGGTCGCCGATGAGCCCCTCCGCCGCCAGCCGCTGCTTGAGCTGCTCGAACGCGAGCGCCAGCGCGCCCTCGCCCACCGGCTCCAGCCGGGACACGATGAGGCTGTAGCGGCCCTGCGGCTCGTACAGGTCCACGCTGCCCTCGGCCACCACCTCCATGCCGTCGCGCAGCGCGAAGCGGATCCGCGACGCCATGGACGCCCACACCTTCGCGTCGATGGAGGCGTCCGCGTCCTTGAGCGTGAAGTACCAGTGGCCGCGCGCGTTGGCGCCCCGGAAGCTGGACACCTCGCCGCGCACCATCACGCGCGGGAAGCGCGACTCCACCGTCTGCTTGATCTGCCGGGTGAGCTCGCCCACCGACAACACCGTGCGCTCCGGGCGCGGCGGCGGGGGGACGGCGGCCGGGGGGGGCGGCGGAGCGATTTCAGCCACCGGCGCGGTAGGCGGGGCCGCAGGCGGCTTGCCTCCGCTGGCGGCCTTCGCCGGCGCGGGACGCAAGGGGGGTAGCAGCGACGTGCCGAACAGGTCGCCCTGCCCCGGCTCGTCGGCCGGAGGCGGCTCCATCCCCTTGCGCTTCTTCATCGCGACAGCTTCTCGACCCAGCCCTGGGCCTTGCCGTGCAGCTCGTCGTCCGGCGGCGTCATCGCGACGACGTCGCGGAACTTGGGCAGCGCGTCCTCCGGGCTGGAGTCCTTGATGGAGTAGGCCTGCATGTACAGGTCCTTCGCCTTGCCCTTGAGGTCGTTGACGATGTTGGCGGCGCCCGTGTGGCTGGGGTCGGCCTGGAGCGCGCGGCGGGCGAACTCCATGGCGCGCGACCACTGGCCGGCGGCCTTCGCGCCCGCGGCGCTCTTGTAATAGATGTTGCCCGCGCGGGTGCCCGCGTTGCGCGCCATCTTGCTCGTGCGCCCGTCGGTGATGTCCTTGTCCAGCGCGAGCAGGCGGGTGAGGCCCTTGGCGTCCAGGTCCTCCAGCTTCTTGTAGAGGTTGCCGAACTCCGTCATCTGCCCCATCAGCTGCTTGCACTGGGGCGTCTTCGCCGAGCACGCATTGAGGATGGCCACCGCGCCGGTGATGTCCGCGTCGCGGAAGCGGTCCACCGCGGGCTCCCACGGCTTGGGCGCCGCGGCCACGCGCACGGGGTCCGGACGCGTCAGGTCCGCGATGACGCGCGCGGCGTCGTCATTGACGAGCTTGCCGTCGCGGTGCTCCGGGAAGGTCGCGAGCACGTCGTCGGTGATGGCCTTGGCCTTCTGCACGTTCTCCAGCTGGCGGGTGTCCAGCAGCCCCTTGGCCTCCTTCGTGCGCTTGTCGGCGGCGTCCGTCAGGTTCTTGCGCGCCGTCTTCAGCTGCTCGTAGAGCTGGGTGTCGCTGCTCACCTTTTCGATGGACGCCTTCGCTGCGGCCAGCTCCCCCTTGTCCAGCGCCGCCTGGGCCATGCCCAGGTGCTTCTGGTTGGGAATCTCCCGCTCCGCGGCCTTCAGGTAGTCCTCCACGCCGGGGTAGGTTGGCGCCTGCGTGTGGAGCTCCTCCAGCTTCGCCTTGGCCTGCTCCCACTGGCCCTCGCGCACCAGGTTCTTGGCCTCCTGGAAGAGGCCGCCCAGCTGCTCGCGGTACTTGCGCTGCTCCGCCTCGATGCGGCCCTGCTCCTCCTGCTGCTGCCGCATGCGCGAGCGCGCGACGCCCAGGCCCGCGAAGAGCACCACCAGCACGGCGACGCCCGCGAGCTTCATCCGCATGCGCTTGCGCTGCATCTCCGGCGTGAGCTCCGCGGCGGCCGCGGCCCGCGACGTCTGCGGGCGCGCGCGGCCCTCCCGGGGGGGACGCGATGGCACGGCCGTGGGACCGCGACCCGCCGCCGTGGACGGACGGGGCCGGGGGCTGGAGGGGGCCTGCACCTTGGCGGTGCTGTTGGCGGTGTCCTCGTAGCGCAGCTCCGAGTCGCCCAGCGTGATGACGTCGCCGTTGGCGAGGAGCGTCTCCTCGGCGATGGGCTCGCCGTTGACGATGGTTCCGTTGCCGGAGCCCATGTCACTGACCATCCAGCCGGCGGACTCCTTGCGCAGCGTCACGTGCTTGCGGGAGACGGACGTGTCCTGGATGCAGATGGGGTTGTCGGTGGCGCGGCCGACCGTGTACTCGAGCTCGGAGAGCGCGAACTCCTCGCCCTCCATGGGGCCGGCGACGACGACGAGCTTCGCGGGGCGGGCCGCGGCGGCACCGGCGGTCGACCGGCGGACCGGCGCGCGCGAACCCGTCCCGGAGGAGGGCGTACCGGATGTAGGCCGGCGGCGGGCGGGGGGAGGTGCGTTCGACATGGAGGTCACCGCGTCCTGCTGAGGGGGGCACGGGCCCTAAAGCTCGTGCTCATAGGCTTTTTCCTGCGCGAGATTGTGGCAGCGATGCTCGGCCGTAGGGAAGCGTCTCCGTACGTCTTCCAGGGTCGCGACCGCATCCCGTCGGCTGCGGAACTGAACCGCCCGCTGGAACTGCATCATCAGCTGGCTGCAGCGGTGGTCCAGCTCCGTTGAAATCTGGGCGATCCGCTCCCGGACGTCCTCGTAGAGCTCCGGCTTTTCGTCCAGCGCTTCCAGGGTGATCCACGCGGAGCGGTAGTCCTTCCACGCCTTGAACAGGTTCTCCGCGCCCACGTCCTTGAGCTCGTAGAAGCGGGCCCCCGACTTCGCGTACTCCCGGGCGTCGAGGACCAGCTGCTCCGGCGACGCCTCCGGCACCGGGATGATCTCCAGCCGCAGGTTCCAGATGCGCCACGGGTCACGGCCGGGCGGGTTGAGGGCGTTGTCGAAGAGGAGCTGGTTGTTGGCGTTGCGCCGCAGGAGGCTGGGCGGGAGGATCTGCTCCAGCTCACGCTCGGCTGTCTGGGCAGTGTCCGGGGGCACCCAGCCCAGGGACACGCCGTTGAGGGACAGGTTGACCTCGTCCCGGGCGATGTTGCTGGCCTGGTAGTGCAGCACCGCCACCGCGCGCGTGGGGGACACGAAGCGGAAGTCGAAGAGCTTGTCGTCGGCGTGGACCCAGCGCACGCCCTCGCCCAGACCGAAGGAGTCCGTCACCGGCTCCATGCCCAGCTTGAAGGGTTCGCGGCCCGGGAGCCGGATGGCCGTGGGGGACACGAGCGCCACGAGCAGCGTCACCACGGCCAGCACGGCCACGGCCGCCAGCGACGCGAAGCCGATGCGCTTGGGCAGCGACTGGCGCTGCCAGAAGAGGACGAGCTGCCCCTGGAGCGACCGGGCCAGTTGACGCCGCCTGCGGGCCTTGTCGGCGGCGGACGAGGGTTCGACCTTCGCGACGACCGTCACCGGGCCGTTGGGCACGGGCTGGACGAAGGAGTCCTCCCGGTCGGCCGGTACGGACTGGGTGGCTTCGCCCTCCCCGTTCGGAGCGGGCGCGCGGGCCAGCAGAGGGGTCTCGCCCGGAAGCGGGCCGGGGTTCAGGGTCGGGGCAGGCGCGGCCCGCTCCCTGCCGACGAACGTCACCGGCTCCGGCGGAGGCGCCACGGCCGGTGCGGCGGTGCCGGGCGCGACCTGGCCCGTGAAGGTCCCGGAGGCCCGGGTCTCCTCGGGGGCCAAGGAGAGGTCATCGTCCTGGCCGACGAAGGTCGAGGGCTCGCTGGAGTCGATCGCGGCGGCGGGAGCGCTCACGACGCGCACCGGAGGGGCCACGAGCGGGCTGACCGGGGTGATGGGCCGGAGGTCGAGGACGGTCCGCTCCTCGGGCTCCTCCATCGCCGGCGGAAGCAGCGCGGGCGAGGCGTCCTGAGGAGGCGGCGCCTTTTCCAAGGGCGGCGCTACCGGGGTCGCCGGAATCGCCATCAGCGTGCGCTCCTCGGGCTCGTCCAGCTCCGGCAGGGGCAGCACGGGCGGCGGCGCGGCGGACACGGGCGAGTCCACCGAGGCAATCGCCATCAGCGTGCGCTCTTCGGGCTCGTCCAGCTCCGGCGGGGGCAGCACGGGCGGCGGCCCGGCGGGCACTGGCGAATCCACCGAGGCAATCGCCATCAGCGTGTGCTCTTCAGGCTCGTCCAGCTCCGGGAGGGGCAGCACGGGAGGCGGCGCGGCGGCGGGCACGGGCGAGTCCACCGAGGCAATCGCCATCAGCGTGCGCTCCTCGGGTTCGTCCGGCACCACCGAGGCCAGGTCCACGGGAGGCGGTGCGACGGAAGGCCGTGCTGGAGGCGGCGGAGCCATGAGCCCCGGCGGCGTCATCAACGGCAGGCCCGGCGAGGAAGCCGCGGCACCCCGAGCCGCCGGAGCAGCGGACGCGCGCGCGGCGCCAAGCCCCAGCGAGGGACGGTTCAGCGCGGGCGCACCGACCCCAGGCAGGTTCGCGACAGCGTTCTGCTTCGCGGGAACTGGAGCCGCGACCTTCTCCGGAGCAGGAGTCGCCGCGTGGGCAGCCCCCATCGAAGCCGGGGTTCCGGCCGCGGGAAGCTCGAGCGCGGTGATGTGCGCGGGCTCCGGCGCGGACGGCCGGCCCGGTCCCGAGGCACCGACGGCCGCCAGCCCCGGCCCGGAGGCCCGGACGGAGGCGGAAGCTCCCGAAGCCGTGTTCGCCGTCGAGGCACTCAGCGCCGGGGGGCCACCAGGAGCCTTGGCCGGAGCACCCACGCCCGGAACGGCAGGTCCCAACACAGGAGGCGCGGCGGGAACCTTGCCCGAAGCAGCCGATGCGGAGGCCCCCAGCACAGGCGGCCCCACGGGAGGCTTGGGCGGAGCCGCAGCCCCCGGCGCGGAGGCACCCAGCACAGGAGGCGCGGCGGGAACCTTGCCCGAAGCAGCCGATGCGGAGGCCCCCAGCACAGGCGGCCCCGCGGGAGGCCTGGGCGGAGTCGCAGCCCCCGGCGCGGACGCTCCCAGCACAGGAGGCTTTGGCGAAGTCACCGCCCCCGGCGCTGAGGCGCCCAGCACAGGAGGCCCGGCGGGAGGCTTGGGCGGGGCCGCCGTACCTGGCGCGGAAGCGCCGAGCACAGGCACCGGCGGAGTCCGGGCCGGAGCGGCCGCGACCGGCGCTGGAGCACTGACCGCCGGCAGATCCGGAGCGGAGGGGCGCTTCGGTGTGGCGGCCGGCATCGGCATCGCCGGGGTCGCCCCACCCTTCGCGGCGGGCATGGCCATTCCCGGGCGCGGTGGAGACGCCG
This DNA window, taken from Corallococcus coralloides DSM 2259, encodes the following:
- a CDS encoding response regulator encodes the protein MSKPKITIVDDDRDTRELLAEALGAEGFEVMSAANGLRLVASLELHRPHAILLDVNMSWINGFELCQAVKQNKQFRDIPIIFISGRGDPEDKRRGMEVGAADYFVKPLELDALVKRIRELIPADVAKEP
- the xseB gene encoding exodeoxyribonuclease VII small subunit, encoding MAVAKSDKNPKVEPAPEQYGDVVSRLEETVARLESGDLSLEESLKAFEEGIRLVRRGEKLLTEAEQRIEQLLVDEDGQDVVAPLAVAARPAPQAAPRTTAQARPPPEDDVPF
- the xseA gene encoding exodeoxyribonuclease VII large subunit, encoding MKKRKGMEPPPADEPGQGDLFGTSLLPPLRPAPAKAASGGKPPAAPPTAPVAEIAPPPPPAAVPPPPRPERTVLSVGELTRQIKQTVESRFPRVMVRGEVSSFRGANARGHWYFTLKDADASIDAKVWASMASRIRFALRDGMEVVAEGSVDLYEPQGRYSLIVSRLEPVGEGALALAFEQLKQRLAAEGLIGDRRVRPPRPVPFLPRRIGVVTSRTGAALQDFLRVLHSRNPRLGVLLADARVQGEGSAEDVARAIERLSRTDVDVIVVTRGGGSVEDLWTFNEERVARAIFASPVPVVSAIGHEIDFTISDFVADLRAPTPSAAAERLAPVLADLELTLATQSGRLRRAMERRVLELRQSQGQLRARLPDPRREVNHQRLHLSEQVEAMMRVLRPRTREHRETLRALQERLQRARPQTRLSEQRAHLLKLAMRLSEAARAGVTRRRGALADARLGLERQSPTARVAAERAKVAQARARLLELQRGMLASAQTHFGRLGGRLDALSPLKVMSRGYAVTFRQRDGVVVRSTADVAVGDVLGIKLAAHGAKTLGGCEEIEATVTSLKGPVDC
- a CDS encoding FHA domain-containing protein — encoded protein: MSNAPPPARRRPTSGTPSSGTGSRAPVRRSTAGAAAARPAKLVVVAGPMEGEEFALSELEYTVGRATDNPICIQDTSVSRKHVTLRKESAGWMVSDMGSGNGTIVNGEPIAEETLLANGDVITLGDSELRYEDTANSTAKVQAPSSPRPRPSTAAGRGPTAVPSRPPREGRARPQTSRAAAAAELTPEMQRKRMRMKLAGVAVLVVLFAGLGVARSRMRQQQEEQGRIEAEQRKYREQLGGLFQEAKNLVREGQWEQAKAKLEELHTQAPTYPGVEDYLKAAEREIPNQKHLGMAQAALDKGELAAAKASIEKVSSDTQLYEQLKTARKNLTDAADKRTKEAKGLLDTRQLENVQKAKAITDDVLATFPEHRDGKLVNDDAARVIADLTRPDPVRVAAAPKPWEPAVDRFRDADITGAVAILNACSAKTPQCKQLMGQMTEFGNLYKKLEDLDAKGLTRLLALDKDITDGRTSKMARNAGTRAGNIYYKSAAGAKAAGQWSRAMEFARRALQADPSHTGAANIVNDLKGKAKDLYMQAYSIKDSSPEDALPKFRDVVAMTPPDDELHGKAQGWVEKLSR
- a CDS encoding FHA domain-containing protein — its product is MKIGRTSENDLVLHDHGVSRRHARITARDGRYFAEDVGSANGTQLNGQPLSGEKQLRDGDRITVGPVEFTFVWMPPEDDDDVTRPIRRALAPPNAKVSPQGLEQASLAEIEAAPTSYQQSMPAMARPASPPRPGMAMPAAKGGATPAMPMPAATPKRPSAPDLPAVSAPAPVAAAPARTPPVPVLGASAPGTAAPPKPPAGPPVLGASAPGAVTSPKPPVLGASAPGAATPPRPPAGPPVLGASASAASGKVPAAPPVLGASAPGAAAPPKPPVGPPVLGASASAASGKVPAAPPVLGPAVPGVGAPAKAPGGPPALSASTANTASGASASVRASGPGLAAVGASGPGRPSAPEPAHITALELPAAGTPASMGAAHAATPAPEKVAAPVPAKQNAVANLPGVGAPALNRPSLGLGAARASAAPAARGAAASSPGLPLMTPPGLMAPPPPARPSVAPPPVDLASVVPDEPEERTLMAIASVDSPVPAAAPPPVLPLPELDEPEEHTLMAIASVDSPVPAGPPPVLPPPELDEPEERTLMAIASVDSPVSAAPPPVLPLPELDEPEERTLMAIPATPVAPPLEKAPPPQDASPALLPPAMEEPEERTVLDLRPITPVSPLVAPPVRVVSAPAAAIDSSEPSTFVGQDDDLSLAPEETRASGTFTGQVAPGTAAPAVAPPPEPVTFVGRERAAPAPTLNPGPLPGETPLLARAPAPNGEGEATQSVPADREDSFVQPVPNGPVTVVAKVEPSSAADKARRRRQLARSLQGQLVLFWQRQSLPKRIGFASLAAVAVLAVVTLLVALVSPTAIRLPGREPFKLGMEPVTDSFGLGEGVRWVHADDKLFDFRFVSPTRAVAVLHYQASNIARDEVNLSLNGVSLGWVPPDTAQTAERELEQILPPSLLRRNANNQLLFDNALNPPGRDPWRIWNLRLEIIPVPEASPEQLVLDAREYAKSGARFYELKDVGAENLFKAWKDYRSAWITLEALDEKPELYEDVRERIAQISTELDHRCSQLMMQFQRAVQFRSRRDAVATLEDVRRRFPTAEHRCHNLAQEKAYEHEL